AATAACTGGTTTAATAAAGTTTCACATATCTTAAAAACCACAAAATCATGAATAAGATTGTCAGATTGATTGACTGTGTAAAAAATTTGCAAAAGACATTgtatatcaaaatcaaactcatGAATATACAGAATTAGTCCATTTGGACCCACTAAAATAAACACATTTCTGCCTAAGGTTCTTTTTGATTACTATAAACGCCTAAGGTTCTGTTTTGGTACAAAAGTATCGGATGGCATATAAACTAACTTATAACAGATAActaacaaattaaatttgaactgTTTAATAGAATTAATGGTTGAATAATTGACAattataaaatgtaaaaatgacaaaaaatatatattttttaattattatttttttaaaaactaagatAATTAGATAGAATAAAAATGATACGCTATAAGCTCAACCACTAGAAGTAGCGTCTCAGAAAATGATATAAGATAGTGAAAAAACATTATAACTTCATGAGACAATTCTATTCTGATCATCCGAGCTAGTGGTTTCGAAAAACTCTAACTATATAACACAAGTGTTGCCATTGCATAACTTACATTTAACAAATACTAATTAGCAAGAACAACAAATACATTATTATGGAAACAAAAACAGAAGACAAATAATAgaagaaatatatatagtttgtaGTTACCCTGAAGCcaaggaagagagaaagagcaaTGGCAGCCAAAACACTAACAGTAGCAAGAAGTGTTTGCGTATCAATATAGAAAGCACTGCTACCAAAGCCATTAAACATCAAAATGGGGTCCATGATCATCAAGAATCTGGATTTTGTTGGTTTCCGTCTGCATTTGGAGGATTGGAAGTAGAACTTGGATGAAAAAGAAGATTGAGGAAGAGTGGGAGAAGATGTAGAAGAACATGGAGAAAGATGAACcaaggttgaagatgaagatagaGGGTGGAGAGTGCAGTAAGAAAGCGTAGCcattgataaaaagaaaaagaaatattgtttttatttttatttgtatgtggAGCTAAGTTAAGGTCTCTTCTTTTTTTACGTCATATGTCATAATGCATCCccttttttctgtttctttttttctttttttaaataaagtttaaatatgttttttttatgtaaatatatcaactttttgttttagtacctttaaaattttccttcgacttttaatctctataaaattttcaataactactttttgtccatatttttaagtaatttttttgtattttttgtatagattattgtaaaaattactccaaaaaaaattagaattttttaacaaaacataaatcaaatatgaattttttatggccaaaaatataaaaatttatatttaattcatgtttaggtaaaaaattatatttgttgttttgaagagatccttataatattatatatttttctgtaaaaatttattcaaaaatataaattcttcatatgagtttactttaaaggagggatCAAAGGTGAAGATTAAAAAATCttggaggactaaaagttgaagaaatgctttagagaaattaaaacaaaaagttgaaatatttatagagatcaaaaacatatttaacccttaaataaACCGGTAATATTCTCGTGCTTTTGTACGGGTCGAATAGCATTGGTatagttataaaaaataaaaaataaaaatagagttaAATACGTTTTTGTTCCTATATTAGCCCCAACTCAATTcaaatatgtttaatttatgttttaactCTTAAGTTTTTGGACAgcgcataatatatgtaaggtacAGAGTTCAAACCCTGACCacgacaacaacaaaaaaactcttaagtttttgaacaattttttacagacatgttaagaacgtTACTAAAAGTTCCTTCGCAAAGTTTTattgcaaaatttgatttctgcATACAgattacttttatctttaacttttgtcgttttaaaaaatttatatttaattcgtttcacattaaaaaaattctaaattttagtaagtGAACCATTTATATGGTTCTAaacttgttttaaaaaatctttcaacaatttaaGAGTtcaaggataattaaacaaactttgctttaatagggactaaaattataattaaatttcttttaaaaagactaaaaaaaactattaaaattaagtaaggactaaacttaaaagttcacaattttaaaagggtcaaaaacatatttaaccctaaagaATAATTGCATTGTTAATATtgtaaagtatttaaaaatattaaataaaaattatcagtATTAACGTAACGtttctattaaattttttttttttggtacatatatatttttcttatatatagaaaaatatgttaaatatttgagtctcgcttgtgtattttattttcttatatatatgcgtaaacaaatttttatgtacATGTATGAAAAAGtctataagataaaattttaaaaattcatgattattttttaaatatcaaaattaatttagtgtttttattaaataatttttttcatatacaCGACATTGTTCAATGTTTGCACCGCACCTATTGCAGAGATTTTATGTCATTATATCtacataaacaaatttttatgtaagggaaatgctaacaactGCTCTCAGGGCATTGTTTAAGTATCTAAAAGTAGtaatatttaattgaaaattatgcagttatgaattttatatgtgtttgacttatattttcaagacaaagtttctttttgtaggttccttaaacaatgttcttagggcacttgttagcaagaccctttatttaaatatatgaaaaagttGATACGATAAAATTGTGGAAATTCATGACTATTGTCAAGCTATAAACATTAATATAGTGCTTTTattgaataagtttttattttatatgcaaaacattGATAGAATTTTGGAAACTcgtcaatatttttaaaataacaacatcaatttttttgaaaggaaaatatCAACATCAATGTAGTGCttctattcttcaaaaaaaaatatgtagcgcttctattaaataactttttattttatatttaaaacaaatttaaatatttgcACCGCATTCGTTGAAGATTTATATGTTTACATGTGCAGAAGAAATCTTTTATGTGACGATATATTATAgtcaatatgataaaattttgaacacTCATgaccattttcaaaatatcaacattaatgtagTGTTTCTCCAAAATACCATTAAATAACTACACTCCACTCGTTGCAGATTTTATGTGCTTATATcgccaaaatcaaattttatgtatACCGATATAAGAATATTGATATACTTAAATTTGAAAactaatgattattttaaaaatgtcaacATTAGAAGTCTAACCGATGATATTTTgtgcaatttaaaaaataaaatagagtgcAAGGTAACAGCTCAGTTTGGGAGAAACCGTGCGATGTGGATGTCGTGTTCCATGACCATAACCATCTTACATCGTTTATATGTTGTGTTAGAGACTCTCGTGGACAATGTATTCGGACTCAAACAAAATGGCAGCGTGCAAACATGACAGTGTTGAAAGGGGAGGCGGTAGCCTTACTCGATGTCATTCACTTTGCTGATGTGAACAGATGGAACCGGGTTGTCTTCGAGTTCAATTCAACTACTCTAGTGCCAAATTTTATTACTCTTATAATTCATTATAATGTTATAAATGAATTATATGAACCAATAATATATGTAGGGTCAAATtgcttaaatattaaaatgttaattaaaaaatatgataggCAAGTGGGGTCAAGTGACCCCATTGCGTCCACCCTCAGTCGGTGGATGAATGGGATGGGTTGGACCGGCATAAAACCGACAGAATTCGAATCGAATTCACTAATATGTTGTCGAATTTTAAGTTTACGTAAGTCTTTCGAAATATGTTAATCATTCTAGTTAACATCTCTAATTGTGGATGCCCTACATACGATTATCATGAATCTCCGGTGGTCGGCCCCCCCGCCGAAAGTTGTTGATCAAGAGCAGGATTTTCCATCTCTCAAAAAGGTAGATGGACACTATCTTATAACTAGTTATCATTAAGCCTCTCAAAAACACTAGTAGTAGTTATCAttattgtgtttgtttgttaggttaaactttttttttttttttttttgaaagatttgttaGGTTAAACTGTATTCCCCGAATTCATTAAAACAATATTGATACATCTCGCTCACTTTAATTTAGTtgctaaattataaaattgacggatttttaaagtatataaaatacTTTAATATAATATCTGGTTGGTGATTAAATTGAGGgatttttatatactttaaaaaatgaattgacAAATTTCATATAGCTAAAATACAATCAGTTATGTTTATATAATTTAGAGATAAAATtgaacccttaaaaaaaatgaaaagagtgTAATAATTTATGAACTAAATTGATGGTCTAACTCATTTGGATTGCTCATGTGGTTTTGTCTTGGATCTTAGAATGTGCTTTTCTAAAGGTTTGAGGttttgattggtttgtttgacttcttaaaaaaaaactaaattgatggtttattaaataaatattatacccATTCTGTATATTTTAAAGtattattgaaaaatagtttttcttttcttttcaaactaaCAAAGTCATAAAAGGTCtgtattatttgtttttaaagagGATAACATATGAGTGATGTTACACCGCGTGAGAAAAAAACTCACGAGAACAtcatgaatcaaaattgattgaatttaaagAAGCAAGTGTGATTATAATATGCGACATGTAACGTGAATCAATTTGCTTGTTATTCCTTCGTTTCAAATAGCATTTTTCATAACATATACCCAATTCGCAAttacacccaaaaaaaaaattgtaattacaTTAACTAATTGCAATAATTTCgacatttataataaaaaaaaattaatatttattttggtccGTGACAAAAATTCAAATAGTATTTTTAGTCATTTACaagtatgtatgtatatttccttcaaaaaaagtatgtatatatatattattattttcccaTTAGTTAAGATGGTAAAAGGCTTAATTCCTCATTTCTCAACATTGTTTGTTTAATATGAAGATTCCAACAAAGTGAGGTCAACAAAAACATTTGCATAATTTAAGGATTAACTTTCCACGAATCGCGCGCGGCTGCTGGTCCCCCACTGCAAGTTAGTTTTGTTTTCTCTggacttctttaaaaaaacatatgcattgtttttgtaaatatttttttcttttctttttcttcttcttcttcttgaagTGTGTTGGCCCTTAAGCTGCACAGTATATATGTTttctaactaactaactataacatttgtcattaaaaaaaaaatgtcgtgTTGGCCGGAATTGAATTCGAACGGTACTTCTCACAGAAAGTACGATGTGTTCATCAGCTTTAGAGGCGAGGACACTAGATTCGGTATCACAGACCATCTTTATGATGCTCTGattcataaatcaataaaaacatACATAGATTACCAGCTCAATAGAGGAGAAGATGTTTGGCCAGCACTTTCCAAAGCAATTGAGGACTCATACATCTCCATCATTGTTTTCTCTGAAAATTTTGCTACATCAAAATGGTGTTTGGAAGAACTCGTCAAAGTGCTCGAATGTAGAAAAGATCATGGTCAAATTGTTATACCTGTTTTTTATAAAGCAGATCCTTCTCACATAAGAAACCAGAAAGCCAGTTATGAGACTGCATTCGCGAAACATGAGCGTGAGCTCGGGACCAAAGACAGCATATCCAACAAATCTAAAGTGCTTAAATGGAAAGCTGCCCTTACTGAAGCAGCCAATATATCTGGATGGGACAGTCACACCTATGAGTAAGCAgttttttatgaatttgaatcTGCATTTCATTGCATTATGTCTCCGTTTTCTCATTTGACATTGCCTATGAGCCATACTCAACAGTTTTATATGTGTTTTAACTATTACTAGAATTAAGAAATACatcaaaattaacatatttatgataaatttaattaatatttactttttgtgtcatttgttcttttatttttatgatgttAGGAAAGAATCTATCCTCATTCTCAAAATTGTGAATGATGTATTGGAAAAGCTACAACTGAGGTACCCTAATGAACTAGAAGGCGTGGTGAGAAACGAAAAAAACAGTGAATGCGTAGAATCATTACTGAAAAAATTTCGAATACTTGGAATTTGGAGTATGGGCGGAATGGGAAAGACAACCATTGCCAAAGTCTTTTTTGCCAAACACTTTGCCCAATATGACCATGTTTGCTTTGCTAATGCAAAAGAATATTCACTTAGCAGGCTTCTCTCTGAGCTACTAAAGGAAGAAATTTCTGCATCCGATGTTGTAAAATCTACAATTCATATGAGGAGGCTGAGAAGTAGAAAAGTTTTGATTGTACTTGATAATGTGGAAAGTTCAGATCAATTTGATTATTTATGCAGAGACTACCATGACCTAACTCAGGATAGTAGACTCATTATAACAACAAAAGACAAACAATTGCTGAGAGGAAGAGTTGATTGGATATATGAGGTCAAGCACTGGGAAGATCCAAAATCTCTAGAGCTTTTTTGTCTAGAAGCTTTCGAGCCAAGTAATCCTCGCGAGAAGTATGAGCATCTCTTGCAAAAGGCAATCACTTATGCAGGGGGCGTTCCACTTGCCCTTAAACTTTTGGCTTTACATCTTCGTTCAAGAGAGATTGAATTTTGGGTAAGTTCTTTCAAGAAACTCGATAAGTATCCTGATGGCAGATTGCACAAAGTTTTAAGAGTGAGCTATGATGAATTAGATGCACTGCAGAAGAAGATATTTCTTGACATTGCATTCTTCTTCATAGGAGAAAAGAAAGAGCGTGTGACAAAGATACTAGATGCTTGTGGTTTTGAACCAAACAGTGGAATAGTTGTCCTCAAAGACAAGGCTTTGATAACTGTCTCAAATAACCATACAATACAAATGCATGACTTGCTGCAGAAAATGGGTTCGGACATAATATGTAATGATTGTGGTGAAGACCCTGCAACACATACACGACTGAGTGGAACAGCAGCTTTTGAAGTAATTGAAGAAAACAAGGTAAAATTTACTGTTAAATTTGTACTATCTAATAAATGTACtagctaattaattaattggatTCGTTTCACTTATTGCCTTGCCAGGGGAGTAGCTCAATTGAAGGGATAATGTTGGATTTGTCTCAAAACAATGTTTTACCTTTAACTTCCGATACATTCACCAAGATGAAAGCCTTGAGAATTCTTAAATTCCATGCACCCTCTAGCCTGCAGAAATGTACTATCACGTACCCCTACCTTCCAAAATTTCTTAAgctattttcaaaaaaacttaggtattttgagtggtatggatacCCTTTTGAGTCTCTTCCGCAGCCTTTTCATGCTAAGTTTCTTGTTGAGATCCGCATGCCGCACAGCAATGTTAAACAACTGTGGCAGGGGATGAAGgtaatatattatatacacacacttaataacatattttttctcttcttcagaATTTGCATTTTGATCATATCTCCTTTTGAATTGTTATAGGAACTAGGTAAATTAGAAGGAATTGACCTGAGTGAATGCAAGCACTTAATAAAGCTTCCGGATTTTTCTAAGGCGTCAAGTCTTAAATGGGTTAATCTCTCTGGTTGTGAGAGTCTAGTTGATCTTCCTCCATCTGTTTTATGTGCAGATATGCTTGTTACTTTGATACTGCATAGGTGTACAAAGATTACGAGTGTTAGAGgtgaaaaacatttaaattgtTTGGAGAAGAT
Above is a genomic segment from Medicago truncatula cultivar Jemalong A17 chromosome 5, MtrunA17r5.0-ANR, whole genome shotgun sequence containing:
- the LOC11431794 gene encoding uncharacterized protein, with translation MATLSYCTLHPLSSSSTLVHLSPCSSTSSPTLPQSSFSSKFYFQSSKCRRKPTKSRFLMIMDPILMFNGFGSSAFYIDTQTLLATVSVLAAIALSLFLGFRGDPVSCERCGGNGGTKCVFCNNGKMKKEMGLVDCKVCKGSGLVLCKKCAGSGYSRRL